In Sphaeramia orbicularis chromosome 10, fSphaOr1.1, whole genome shotgun sequence, the following proteins share a genomic window:
- the slc9a6a gene encoding LOW QUALITY PROTEIN: sodium/hydrogen exchanger 6a (The sequence of the model RefSeq protein was modified relative to this genomic sequence to represent the inferred CDS: deleted 1 base in 1 codon), with translation MGFNVTVNSAWRATRTLWLLMLVSLSVCICVCRASSPQEEDSAMENIVTEKKAEESHRQDSADLLIFILLLTLTILTIWLFKHRRFRFLHETGLAMIYGLLVGVVLRYGIHVPRDVSNVNLNCHVNASPATLLVDVRGKFYEYTLKRVISANEVDDLQDNEMLRKVTFDPEVFFNILLPPIIFHAGYSLKRRHFFRNMGSILAYAFLGTVISCFIIGLLMYGCVMLMKQVGQLGGDFFFTDCLFFGAIVSATDPVTVLAIFNELQVDADLYALLFGESVLNDAVAVVLSSSIVAYQPEGDNSHTFEVMAMLKSFGIFLGVFSGSFALGVATGIVTALVTKFTKLRDFQLLETALFFLMSWSTFLLAEACGFTGVVAVLFCGITQAHYTFNNLSPESQDRTKQLFELLNFLAENFIFSYMGLTLFTFQNHVFNPMFIVGAFLAVFLGRAANIYPLSLLLNLGRRNKIRSNFQHMMMFAGLRGAMTFALSIRDTATYARQMMFSTTLLVVFFTVWICGGGTTQMLSCQHIRVGVDSDQDNSMSIAEGSERRSTKQESAWLFRIWYNFDHNYLKPILTHSGPPLTATLPPCCGALARFLTSPQAYENECQLKDDDSDLILTDGDINLTYGDITVSTDATGAHTSGGPAFAGATSSEDLDRELTYGDHELVMRGTRLVLPMDDSEPPFTDPHNRLRM, from the exons ATGGGGTTTAATGTGACTGTCAACAGTGCTTGGAGGGCGACCAGGACGCTGTGGCTGCTAATGCTAGTGAGCCTgtctgtgtgcatctgtgtgtgccgAGCATCATCACCTCAGGAGGAGGACAGTGCCATGGAGAACATCGTTACAGAGAAAAAAGCTGAGGAGAGCCACAGGCAGGACAGCGCGGACCTCCTCATCTTCATTCTGCTCCTCACCCTCACTATCCTCACCATCTGGTTGTTCAAACACCGGCGTTTCAGGTTTCTGCACGAAACTGGACTGGCGATGATTTATG gctTACTGGTCGGTGTGGTCTTGCGTTACGGCATCCACGTCCCTCGTGATGTGAGTAATGTCAATCTGAACTGCCACGTAAATGCCAGTCCTGCCACTCTGCTGGTCGACGTCAGGGGCAAGTTCTATGAGTACACTCTGAAACGGGTGATCAGTGCTAACGAGGTGGATGACCTGCAGGATAATGAGATGCTGCGCAAG gtgacctttgaccctgaagTGTTCTTCAATATCCTTCTGCCACCAATCATATTCCATGCAGGCTACAGCTTGAAAAGG AGACACTTTTTCCGTAACATGGGTTCCATCCTGGCTTATGCCTTTCTGGGAacagtcatttcctgttttatcaTTGG GTTGCTGATGTACGGTTGTGTGATGCTAATGAAGCAGGTGGGACAGCTGGGTGGAGACTTTTTCTTCACCGACTGTCTCTTCTTCGGAGCCATCGTCTCTGCCACGGACCCCG TGACAGTGTTGGCTATCTTCAATGAGCTGCAGGTAGATGCAGATCTTTACGCTTTGCTTTTTGGAGAGAGCGTCCTCAACGATGCTGTGGCTGTGGTTCTGTCTTC GTCTATAGTAGCGTACCAGCCAGAAGGCGACAACAGCCACACGTTTGAGGTCATGGCGATGTTGAAGTCATTTGGGATTTTCCTCGGAGTCTTCAGCGGATCGTTTGCTCTCGGAGTGGCCACAGGAATCGTTACAGCTCTC GTGACTAAGTTCACTAAGCTGAGAGATTTCCAGCTCTTAGAGACGGCTCTGTTTTTCCTCATGTCATGGAGCACATTCCTGTTGGCTGAGGCCTGCGGTTTCACAG GTGTGGTGGCGGTGCTGTTCTGTGGGATCACCCAGGCCCACTACACCTTCAACAACCTGTCCCCCGAGTCCCAGGACAGGACCAAACAG CTGTTTGAGTTGCTGAATTTCCTGGCAGAGAACTTCATTTTCTCCTACATGGGTCTGACCCTGTTCACCTTTCAGAACCATGTCTTCAACCCAATGTTCATTGTTGGAGCTTTT CTGGCTGTGTTCCTGGGGAGAGCTGCTAATATCTACCCTCTGTCTTTGCTGCTTAATCTTGGACGACGCAACAAGATCAGGTCCAACTTTCAGCACATGATGATGTTTGCAG GACTTCGAGGTGCCATGACCTTTGCCCTGTCCATCAGGGACACAGCCACATACGCCCGACAGATGATGTTTTCTACCACGCTGCTTGTGGTCTTCTTCACTGTTTGGATTTGTGGAGGTGGCACCACTCAGATGCTGTCTTGCCAGCACATCCG aGTGGGTGTGGATTCTGACCAAGATAACTCT ATGAGTATTGCAGAAGGTTCAGAGAGAAGAAGCACCAAACAAGAAAGTGCCTGGCTTTTCAGGATTTGGTATAACTTTGACCACAA CTACCTGAAGCCCATCCTGACTCACAGCGGC CCCCCCCTCACAGCCACACTGCCTCCCTGCTGCGGCGCTCTCGCCCGCTTCCTCACCAGCCCTCAGGCCTATGAG AATGAGTGCCAGCTGAAGGATGACGACTCCGACCTCATCTTGACAGACGGTGATATCAACTTGACCTATGGTGATATTACGGTCAGTACAGATGCCACAGGTGCCCACACAAGTGGCGGCCCGGCCTTTGCTGGTGCCACCTCCTCGGAGGACTTGGACCGAGAGCTAACATATGGAGACCACGAGTTGGTGATGAGGGGTACGCGCTTGGTTCTGCCCATGGATGACTCAGAGCCACCCTTCACAGATCCCCACAACCGCTTGAGAATGTGA